Proteins encoded in a region of the Pigmentiphaga litoralis genome:
- a CDS encoding PAS domain-containing protein yields the protein MPHPVPPQALPDERLAFLSGGGEMGARMRAFDWAASPLGDPAAWPQSLRSMISVCLNSPMLGTVLWGPDLRMFYNDAYIDSMADRHPAALGAPVACVWGDAWTQVSPPFLQCLQTGQGFSQTRVPLPILRRGKAETTWWDFSAAPIRGEDGSIVGLFNQGVETTDRVVAEAEIRADADAKAFLLALEERLRDRFDADACIRAAAELLGRRLGVGQVAYGEFDASGEHVDVKSDWNDGHFEPIRGQFAVDAFGPAFIRELRAGRTVAIADIHSDPRSCGPEALPAFESVGVAALVNVPVFKDGRLMAVLAVHSSARRIWSPDELALAEQVAERLWASVVRMGTHTLLQHSERRLEAALAIARLGAFEWNFLTGETRFDQRARDIFGFSPDERLDAQKIIDRIEPADRPSVDAETSMASRVVGQRDIEYRVRAPGAPIRLVRSLSDVSAAADGRIERVIGVFEDVTQRRQAETRLRDSEEFNRRVLASSDDCIKVLDLDACIVFMSEGGQRVMEVSEFETIRGKPWPDLWKGEGHHDAIAAVAAARDGMSFRFQGAADTLAGTPKWWDVQVTPILDAEGRPEKLLSVSRDITTRKQIELALQALNETLEHRVVERTRDRNSLWELSSDIMLRCEASGTITAVNPAWTEVLGWRDDELLGQDIFDFIHPDDRHRADPDTRASGEGRPYRRFDNRYLHKDGSYRWISWSTRLDQGVVNAVGRDVTLDYERAEALKVAEASLRQAQKMEAVGQLTGGLAHDFNNLLAGISGSLELTQVRLAQGRFNDVDRYMAAAQGAARRAAALTHRLLAFSRRQTLDPKPTDVNRLVFGMEELIRRTIGPSIELETVGAAGLWPALVDGSQLENALLNLCINARDAMPDGGRITIETANKWLDRWTADHHTIPDGQYLSLCVTDTGTGMTPEVIARVFEPFFTTKPIGAGTGLGLSMIYGFAHQSGGQVRIYSEVGQGTTVCIYLPRHQGEGEVVEPLPAPAELPRAEQGETVLVVDDEPTVRMLVADILDELGYTAIEADDGPSGLRILQSDARIDLLISDVGLPGGMNGRQMADAARVSRPELKVLFITGYAENSVVGNGHLAHGMQVLTKPFAVDVMADRIRAIIGAD from the coding sequence ATGCCCCACCCCGTACCGCCCCAAGCTCTGCCGGACGAGCGCCTTGCCTTCCTGTCCGGCGGCGGTGAAATGGGAGCCCGCATGCGCGCCTTCGACTGGGCCGCGTCGCCCCTTGGCGATCCGGCGGCCTGGCCGCAATCCCTGCGTTCGATGATCTCGGTCTGCCTGAACTCGCCCATGCTGGGCACGGTGCTCTGGGGACCCGATCTGCGCATGTTCTACAACGATGCGTATATCGATTCGATGGCCGATCGTCACCCGGCCGCCCTGGGCGCGCCAGTTGCCTGCGTCTGGGGCGATGCCTGGACGCAGGTGTCGCCCCCGTTCCTGCAATGCCTGCAAACCGGCCAAGGGTTCTCGCAGACGCGCGTTCCTTTGCCAATCCTGCGGCGGGGGAAGGCCGAAACCACCTGGTGGGACTTCAGCGCCGCCCCGATCCGCGGCGAAGACGGCAGCATCGTCGGTCTGTTCAACCAGGGTGTCGAGACGACCGACCGCGTCGTTGCCGAAGCCGAGATCCGTGCCGACGCCGATGCCAAGGCCTTCCTGCTGGCGCTGGAAGAACGCCTGCGTGACCGGTTCGATGCCGACGCCTGCATCCGCGCGGCAGCAGAATTGCTGGGACGGCGGCTGGGCGTCGGCCAGGTGGCCTATGGCGAATTCGATGCGTCGGGCGAGCACGTCGACGTCAAGTCGGACTGGAACGACGGCCACTTCGAGCCCATCCGCGGACAGTTTGCGGTGGACGCGTTCGGTCCGGCATTTATCCGCGAGCTTCGGGCAGGGCGCACAGTGGCCATCGCAGACATCCACAGCGACCCCAGGTCGTGCGGGCCTGAAGCGTTGCCCGCATTCGAAAGCGTGGGCGTCGCGGCGCTGGTCAATGTGCCGGTGTTCAAAGATGGCCGGTTGATGGCCGTGCTGGCCGTGCATTCCAGTGCAAGGCGTATCTGGTCTCCTGACGAGCTGGCATTGGCGGAACAGGTGGCCGAACGCCTGTGGGCATCGGTGGTGCGCATGGGGACCCACACGCTGTTGCAGCACAGTGAACGCCGTCTGGAAGCGGCGCTGGCGATTGCCCGGCTCGGCGCGTTCGAGTGGAATTTTCTGACCGGCGAAACCCGGTTTGATCAGCGGGCCCGCGATATCTTCGGGTTTTCGCCCGACGAACGCCTGGATGCGCAAAAGATCATCGACCGGATCGAGCCGGCGGACCGGCCGTCGGTCGATGCGGAAACGAGCATGGCGTCACGCGTCGTCGGACAGCGGGATATCGAATACCGCGTGCGCGCGCCGGGCGCACCGATCCGTCTCGTACGCAGCCTGAGCGATGTCTCCGCCGCGGCCGACGGCAGGATCGAACGCGTGATCGGCGTTTTTGAAGATGTGACGCAGCGGCGGCAGGCCGAAACGCGGCTGCGCGATAGCGAGGAGTTCAATCGCCGCGTATTGGCCAGCAGCGATGACTGCATCAAGGTGCTGGATCTGGACGCGTGCATCGTGTTCATGAGCGAAGGCGGGCAGCGCGTCATGGAGGTCAGCGAATTCGAAACGATACGCGGCAAGCCCTGGCCCGATCTCTGGAAGGGCGAAGGGCATCACGATGCGATCGCCGCGGTCGCCGCCGCCCGCGACGGCATGAGCTTTCGTTTCCAGGGCGCGGCCGACACCCTGGCCGGCACGCCCAAGTGGTGGGATGTGCAGGTCACACCCATCCTCGACGCCGAGGGCCGTCCTGAAAAGCTGCTGTCCGTGTCCCGCGACATCACCACACGCAAGCAGATCGAACTGGCCTTGCAGGCGTTGAATGAAACCCTGGAGCATCGGGTCGTCGAACGCACTCGCGACCGCAACAGCCTGTGGGAATTGTCGTCGGACATCATGCTGCGGTGCGAGGCGAGCGGCACCATTACCGCCGTCAATCCCGCCTGGACCGAAGTGTTGGGATGGCGCGATGATGAACTGCTCGGCCAGGACATTTTCGACTTCATCCACCCCGACGACCGGCATCGTGCCGATCCGGATACCCGGGCGTCGGGCGAGGGGCGTCCTTACCGGCGCTTCGACAACCGGTACCTGCACAAAGATGGCAGCTACCGGTGGATTTCGTGGTCGACCCGGCTGGACCAGGGTGTGGTCAACGCGGTCGGGCGCGATGTGACGCTGGACTATGAACGGGCCGAGGCGCTCAAGGTGGCCGAGGCGTCGCTGCGCCAGGCGCAGAAGATGGAAGCGGTCGGTCAACTGACCGGCGGGCTGGCGCACGATTTCAACAACCTGCTGGCCGGCATTTCGGGCAGCCTGGAATTGACGCAGGTGCGCCTGGCCCAGGGCCGGTTCAACGACGTGGATCGCTACATGGCGGCCGCCCAGGGCGCCGCGCGCCGCGCCGCGGCCTTGACGCATCGGCTGCTGGCTTTTTCGCGCCGGCAGACGCTGGACCCGAAGCCGACGGACGTGAATCGCCTGGTCTTTGGCATGGAAGAACTGATCCGCCGCACCATCGGCCCGTCGATCGAACTGGAAACCGTTGGCGCGGCCGGTCTGTGGCCCGCCCTGGTCGATGGGTCCCAGCTGGAAAATGCACTGCTGAACCTGTGCATCAACGCGCGGGACGCCATGCCCGATGGCGGACGGATCACCATCGAGACCGCCAACAAGTGGCTGGACCGATGGACGGCCGATCACCACACGATTCCGGACGGGCAGTACCTGTCGCTGTGCGTGACGGATACCGGCACCGGCATGACGCCCGAGGTGATTGCGCGGGTGTTCGAACCGTTCTTTACCACCAAGCCGATCGGCGCCGGGACGGGCCTCGGGCTGTCCATGATCTATGGCTTTGCGCACCAGTCGGGCGGCCAGGTGCGGATCTATTCGGAGGTGGGGCAGGGCACGACCGTGTGCATCTACCTGCCGCGTCATCAGGGGGAAGGCGAAGTGGTCGAGCCCCTGCCCGCGCCTGCCGAGTTGCCGCGGGCGGAGCAGGGCGAGACCGTGCTGGTGGTGGATGACGAGCCGACCGTGCGCATGCTCGTCGCCGACATCCTGGATGAGCTGGGCTACACCGCCATCGAAGCCGACGATGGCCCGTCAGGGTTGCGGATCCTGCAGTCGGACGCGCGGATCGACCTGCTGATCTCCGACGTGGGCCTGCCGGGCGGCATGAACGGCCGGCAGATGGCGGATGCGGCGCGTGTGTCGCGGCCCGAGCTCAAGGTGCTGTTCATTACCGGCTATGCGGAAAATTCCGTGGTCGGCAACGGCCATCTGGCGCACGGCATGCAGGTGCTGACCAAGCCGTTCGCGGTCGACGTGATGGCCGACCGGATCCGGGCGATTATCGGCGCGGACTGA
- a CDS encoding RidA family protein, with the protein MTPAPAPLANYSDVRRSGQQLYVSGTTARLADGVAGVTVGPAGAKTYDVGAQTDVILQKIDTALRPHGSSVGRCVAMTCYLVDMADFAAFNEAYNRWFPPQVVTPTRTCVAVLALPHPDMRVEITAIAGLPERDEGPGTSD; encoded by the coding sequence ATGACCCCAGCTCCCGCACCGCTCGCCAATTATTCCGATGTCCGCCGCAGCGGGCAGCAGCTGTATGTCTCGGGTACGACCGCACGTCTTGCGGACGGCGTGGCCGGCGTGACCGTGGGCCCGGCGGGTGCCAAAACTTATGACGTGGGCGCGCAGACCGATGTCATCTTGCAGAAGATCGACACGGCGCTGCGGCCGCACGGATCGTCGGTAGGGCGCTGCGTGGCCATGACCTGCTACCTGGTCGACATGGCGGATTTCGCCGCCTTCAACGAGGCCTATAACCGGTGGTTCCCGCCGCAGGTGGTGACGCCGACGCGCACGTGCGTCGCGGTGCTGGCCCTGCCGCATCCCGACATGCGGGTCGAGATCACGGCGATCGCCGGTTTGCCCGAGCGTGACGAAGGACCTGGCACGTCCGACTAG
- a CDS encoding GntR family transcriptional regulator, with protein MEATLPNVPVQRFLFDRTRQAAPQVFEHMRDQIIAMALPPGTVLSRVDLATQYGISQTPVRDALMRLSEEGLVDIFPQHATRVSPIDIALAQQAHFLRQSIELEVARALAESADPALVDTLRANIRRMRTVVDDDNYAEFTVLDQAFHRTLYEAARVPDLFHLVRRQSGHLDRLRRLHLPIAGKTKAVVRDHVAIVDAIAAGDPVKAEACVRGHLSGTLSHLDAIRSRYATYLR; from the coding sequence ATGGAAGCGACTCTCCCCAATGTTCCGGTGCAACGATTCTTGTTCGACCGCACCCGCCAGGCGGCGCCGCAGGTGTTCGAGCACATGCGCGACCAGATCATCGCGATGGCGCTGCCCCCGGGCACCGTGCTGTCGCGTGTGGACCTTGCCACGCAGTACGGCATCAGCCAGACGCCGGTGCGGGATGCGTTGATGCGCCTGAGCGAAGAAGGGCTGGTCGACATCTTTCCGCAGCACGCCACGCGTGTCAGTCCTATCGATATCGCGCTGGCGCAGCAGGCGCATTTTCTGCGGCAGTCGATCGAGCTGGAAGTGGCGCGCGCGCTTGCCGAATCGGCCGACCCCGCGCTGGTGGACACTTTGCGCGCAAACATCCGGCGCATGCGCACGGTCGTTGACGACGACAACTATGCCGAGTTCACGGTGCTGGACCAGGCCTTCCACCGCACCTTGTACGAGGCGGCCAGGGTGCCGGACCTGTTCCACCTGGTGCGGCGCCAAAGCGGTCACCTGGATCGTCTGCGGCGGCTGCATCTGCCCATCGCGGGCAAGACCAAGGCCGTGGTGCGCGACCATGTGGCGATCGTGGACGCGATCGCGGCGGGTGATCCGGTCAAGGCCGAAGCGTGCGTGCGCGGGCACCTGTCGGGTACGCTGTCGCATCTGGACGCGATCCGGTCGCGCTATGCGACGTATCTGCGTTGA
- the araD gene encoding L-arabinonate dehydratase: MTRPRKTPDTLRSARWFAPDDLRSSGHRSRIMQMGYSPEEWLDRPIIAIINTWSDLNPCHAHFKQRVDDVKRGVLQAGGFPVELPAISLSESAVKPTTMLYRNLLAIETEELIRSHPIDGAVLMGGCDKTTPGLLMGATSANVPAIYVPAGPMLRGNWKGQVLGSGSDAWKFWDERRAGKLSQAEWIGIEGGIARSHGTCMTMGTASTMTAIAESIGMTLPGASSIPAADAGHIRMCSEAGRRIVSMVWEDLVPSCIQTRPAYENAIAVAMAMGCSTNAIIHLIAMARRAGNDIGLEDFDAASRHVPVIANIRPSGDTYLMEDFFYAGGLPGLMSRIGDKLHLDALTVTGRSLGDNIEGAQVYNDDVIRTQATALYKEGALAVLRGNIAPGGCVIKPSACDPRFFKHTGPALVFDDYPSMKEAVERDDLEVTADHVLILRNAGPQGGPGMPEWGMLPIPKKLVRQGVRDMLRMSDARMSGTSYGACILHVTPESYIGGPFALVRTGDLISVDIDRRSIHLDVPDDELARRQAEWVPPPPRFERGYGWMFTRHIRQANDGCDFDFLQTDFGAPIGEPNIF; the protein is encoded by the coding sequence ATGACCCGCCCCAGAAAAACTCCCGACACCTTGCGCAGCGCGCGCTGGTTCGCACCAGACGACCTTCGTTCCTCCGGCCATCGTTCCCGCATCATGCAGATGGGCTATTCGCCCGAAGAATGGCTGGACCGGCCGATCATTGCGATCATCAATACCTGGTCCGACCTCAACCCGTGCCATGCCCACTTCAAGCAACGCGTCGACGACGTCAAGCGCGGCGTGCTGCAGGCAGGCGGCTTTCCGGTCGAACTGCCTGCGATCTCGCTGTCGGAAAGCGCGGTCAAGCCGACAACGATGCTGTATCGGAACCTGCTGGCGATCGAAACCGAAGAACTGATTCGATCGCATCCGATCGACGGCGCGGTGCTGATGGGCGGCTGTGACAAGACCACCCCCGGACTGCTGATGGGCGCCACCAGCGCCAACGTACCGGCCATCTATGTGCCCGCGGGGCCGATGCTGCGCGGCAACTGGAAAGGCCAGGTGCTCGGCTCGGGCTCCGACGCCTGGAAGTTCTGGGATGAACGCCGCGCGGGCAAGCTCAGCCAGGCCGAATGGATCGGCATCGAAGGCGGCATTGCGCGCAGCCACGGCACCTGCATGACCATGGGCACCGCCAGCACCATGACGGCGATCGCCGAGTCCATCGGCATGACCTTGCCCGGCGCATCGTCCATCCCGGCGGCGGACGCGGGCCATATCCGCATGTGTTCCGAAGCCGGCCGCCGCATCGTTTCCATGGTCTGGGAAGACCTGGTCCCGTCCTGCATCCAGACACGTCCGGCGTACGAAAACGCGATCGCGGTGGCAATGGCGATGGGGTGCTCGACCAACGCCATCATCCACCTGATCGCCATGGCCCGGCGCGCCGGCAACGACATCGGGCTGGAGGACTTCGATGCCGCCAGCCGCCACGTGCCGGTCATTGCCAACATCCGGCCCAGCGGCGACACCTATCTGATGGAAGATTTCTTTTACGCAGGCGGGCTGCCCGGGCTGATGAGCCGGATCGGCGACAAGCTTCATCTGGACGCGCTGACCGTGACGGGCCGCAGTCTTGGCGACAACATCGAAGGCGCCCAGGTCTACAACGACGACGTCATTCGCACGCAGGCCACCGCGCTTTACAAGGAAGGCGCCCTGGCCGTGCTGCGGGGAAACATTGCACCGGGCGGCTGCGTCATCAAACCCAGCGCCTGCGACCCGCGCTTCTTCAAACACACCGGCCCTGCTCTGGTCTTCGATGACTATCCATCGATGAAGGAAGCGGTGGAACGCGACGACCTGGAGGTGACCGCCGATCACGTCCTGATCCTGCGCAACGCCGGCCCCCAGGGCGGCCCCGGCATGCCTGAGTGGGGCATGTTGCCCATCCCGAAAAAACTGGTGCGGCAAGGCGTGCGGGACATGCTCCGGATGTCGGACGCGCGCATGAGCGGCACGAGCTATGGCGCCTGCATCCTGCATGTGACACCCGAGTCCTACATCGGCGGGCCGTTCGCCCTGGTGCGCACGGGCGATCTGATTTCCGTCGATATCGACCGCCGCAGCATCCATCTCGATGTGCCCGATGACGAACTCGCCCGGCGGCAAGCCGAGTGGGTGCCGCCCCCGCCCCGTTTCGAACGTGGCTACGGGTGGATGTTTACCCGTCACATCCGACAGGCCAATGACGGCTGTGATTTCGATTTTCTGCAGACGGATTTCGGTGCGCCGATTGGCGAGCCGAACATTTTTTGA
- a CDS encoding ribonuclease activity regulator RraA, with the protein MPTLEPRTRDMLRTVSTATLCTALFKRGLRNQFIQDVRPLNPSAPTMVGEAYTLRYIPAREDINTLAVFNDASHPQRQAVETCPPGAVLVIDSRKDARAASAGSILVARLMQRGAAGIVTDGGFRDSPDIARYAMPAYHRRPSAPTNLTLHQAIDINVPIGCGDVAVFPGDVVVGDAEGVVIIPAGIANEIAAEAVEMTAFEDFVTEEVLKGRSIIGLYPPTHDQSRADFAAWREARQR; encoded by the coding sequence ATGCCGACTCTCGAACCGCGTACCCGCGACATGCTCCGGACGGTCAGCACCGCCACGCTTTGCACCGCCTTGTTCAAGCGCGGCCTGCGCAACCAGTTCATCCAGGACGTCCGCCCGCTGAACCCCTCGGCGCCCACTATGGTCGGCGAGGCCTACACCCTGCGCTACATCCCGGCGCGCGAAGACATCAACACCCTTGCCGTCTTCAATGATGCGTCCCACCCGCAACGGCAGGCCGTCGAAACCTGCCCGCCCGGCGCGGTGCTGGTGATCGACAGCCGCAAGGACGCCCGCGCCGCGTCGGCCGGATCGATCCTTGTGGCGCGCCTGATGCAGCGCGGCGCGGCCGGCATCGTGACCGACGGCGGCTTTCGTGACTCCCCCGACATTGCGCGCTACGCCATGCCGGCCTACCACCGCCGTCCGTCGGCACCCACCAACCTGACCTTGCATCAGGCCATCGACATCAACGTGCCGATCGGCTGCGGCGACGTCGCCGTGTTCCCCGGAGACGTGGTCGTGGGGGATGCCGAAGGCGTCGTGATCATTCCAGCCGGCATCGCCAACGAGATCGCCGCCGAAGCCGTCGAGATGACGGCCTTCGAAGATTTCGTGACCGAAGAGGTCTTGAAGGGCCGATCCATTATCGGCCTCTATCCGCCCACGCACGATCAGTCCCGGGCCGACTTCGCCGCATGGCGCGAGGCGCGTCAGCGCTGA
- a CDS encoding Bug family tripartite tricarboxylate transporter substrate binding protein, with protein MAVCAALPLHAALAQDAWPNRPINWVVPFAPGGSTDVVARTLGQEMSKSLGQPVIIENRPGAAGGVGAAYVARAKPDGYTLFGGTISTHAINASLYKNLSYDPVKDFAPVSLIAYVPNVLMVDAKLPIHSVQELIAYAKAQPGKLTFASSGAGTSTHLAGELFADTIQVPMTHVPYKGSPQALQDVVAGLVPFLFDQLTAGEAMIKAGRLRALAVTSPKRSALAPNVPTMAEAGLPNFEMVSWQALYAPQGTPPNVVQRLNAEVVKALQNPEVRQKMTQQLGMEVVGSTPAELQAFMAKEIPRWAELVQKSGATAN; from the coding sequence GTGGCGGTGTGCGCCGCCCTGCCCCTGCACGCAGCGCTTGCGCAAGACGCGTGGCCAAACCGGCCTATCAACTGGGTCGTGCCGTTCGCGCCGGGCGGATCGACCGACGTCGTCGCACGCACGCTGGGCCAGGAGATGTCCAAGTCGTTGGGCCAACCCGTCATCATCGAAAATCGGCCGGGCGCAGCCGGTGGCGTCGGCGCCGCCTACGTGGCCCGCGCCAAGCCCGATGGCTACACCCTGTTCGGCGGCACCATCAGCACGCACGCCATCAACGCGAGCCTGTACAAGAACCTGAGCTACGACCCGGTCAAGGACTTTGCGCCGGTCAGCCTGATCGCCTATGTGCCGAACGTGCTCATGGTGGATGCCAAGCTGCCTATCCATTCAGTGCAGGAACTGATCGCGTACGCCAAGGCGCAGCCCGGCAAGCTGACGTTCGCGTCGTCGGGCGCGGGCACGTCGACCCACCTGGCAGGGGAACTGTTTGCCGACACCATCCAGGTGCCGATGACCCACGTTCCCTACAAGGGCAGCCCGCAAGCCTTGCAGGACGTCGTCGCCGGCCTGGTGCCTTTCCTGTTCGATCAATTGACCGCGGGCGAAGCGATGATCAAGGCCGGCCGGCTGCGCGCCCTGGCCGTCACGTCTCCCAAACGGTCCGCATTGGCGCCCAACGTGCCGACCATGGCCGAAGCCGGCCTGCCCAATTTCGAGATGGTGTCCTGGCAGGCGCTGTACGCGCCACAGGGCACCCCGCCCAACGTTGTGCAACGCCTGAATGCGGAAGTGGTGAAGGCACTGCAGAATCCCGAAGTCCGCCAGAAGATGACGCAGCAGCTTGGCATGGAAGTCGTGGGCAGCACCCCGGCCGAACTGCAGGCGTTCATGGCCAAGGAAATCCCGCGCTGGGCGGAACTGGTGCAGAAGTCGGGGGCCACCGCCAACTGA
- a CDS encoding porin: MAAAVAACGMAVCSTAAFAQSSVTLYGTVDQYVSYLRSSSGEKSVALEDGALTRTRWGLRGSEDLGGGRRATFQLEAGANADDGKAADTSRLFDRQAWVGLGGGFGEVRVGRQNTVVLGRGSYVDHSARTLGSVFNAFGIPARYDNDVSYISPRVAGFLVEAHYALAETPNQSRRQSVKQLGVDYETGPYRLGYVGVTAGPRSPAAYTANVQYQNVYANYDYGQGKVYLAYARSNNTTATGAGNNTGTILSNVGGVVDGSNADVNRMYNLWQISADYRATPQFRVGALFGLLDDRSGNRSASGMSVAGFYDLSKRTTVYTVGQQLRNRGSAGFRPAGSAGLKSNFATPNDVNGRTITGLHAGILHRF; this comes from the coding sequence ATGGCGGCCGCCGTGGCGGCGTGCGGCATGGCGGTGTGCAGCACGGCAGCGTTCGCGCAATCGTCCGTGACCTTGTATGGCACCGTCGACCAATACGTCAGTTATCTGCGCAGCAGTTCAGGCGAAAAATCGGTTGCGCTTGAAGATGGCGCGCTGACCCGCACCCGGTGGGGACTGCGCGGCAGCGAGGACCTGGGCGGCGGGCGGCGCGCCACCTTCCAGCTTGAAGCCGGCGCCAACGCCGACGACGGCAAGGCTGCGGACACATCCCGCCTGTTCGACCGGCAGGCCTGGGTCGGACTGGGCGGGGGCTTTGGGGAAGTGCGTGTGGGGCGGCAGAACACCGTGGTGCTGGGCCGAGGGTCGTACGTCGATCATTCCGCCCGCACGCTCGGTTCCGTCTTCAACGCGTTCGGCATTCCGGCGCGCTACGACAACGACGTGTCCTACATCTCGCCTCGGGTCGCCGGGTTTCTGGTCGAAGCGCATTACGCTCTGGCCGAGACACCGAATCAAAGTCGCCGCCAGTCGGTCAAGCAGTTGGGCGTGGATTACGAGACGGGGCCTTACCGCCTGGGCTACGTCGGCGTCACAGCCGGACCGCGCTCGCCAGCTGCCTACACCGCCAATGTGCAGTACCAGAACGTGTACGCCAATTATGACTATGGGCAGGGCAAGGTCTACCTGGCGTATGCGCGGTCGAACAACACGACCGCGACCGGGGCGGGCAACAATACGGGCACGATCCTGAGCAATGTGGGCGGCGTGGTGGACGGCAGCAATGCCGACGTGAACCGCATGTACAACCTCTGGCAGATTTCGGCAGATTATCGGGCCACGCCGCAGTTTCGCGTTGGCGCCTTGTTCGGCTTGCTGGATGACCGGTCGGGCAACCGCAGTGCATCCGGCATGTCGGTCGCCGGGTTCTATGACCTGTCCAAGCGCACCACGGTCTATACGGTGGGCCAGCAATTGCGCAATCGTGGATCGGCGGGCTTTCGGCCGGCGGGGTCAGCTGGCCTGAAGTCCAATTTCGCCACGCCCAATGACGTGAACGGCCGCACGATCACCGGGCTGCATGCCGGGATACTGCATCGCTTCTGA
- the aroQ gene encoding type II 3-dehydroquinate dehydratase: MHKIVMLHGINHNLFGQREHAHYGSVTLADIDHSLQDLGRELGAEVACFQTNSEAEICDRIHRAFQEKTDAVLINAGAWTHYSYGIRDALAVLNVPVVEIHMSNIHAREAFRHQSVFASVVTGQICGFGAESYTLGLRAAVSAIAARTAGVQA, translated from the coding sequence ATGCACAAGATCGTGATGCTGCATGGCATCAACCACAACCTGTTTGGGCAGCGCGAACACGCCCACTACGGCAGCGTCACGCTGGCCGACATCGACCATTCCTTGCAGGACCTGGGTCGGGAATTGGGCGCGGAAGTCGCCTGCTTCCAGACCAACAGCGAAGCCGAAATCTGCGACCGCATCCACCGGGCGTTCCAGGAAAAGACCGACGCGGTGCTGATCAACGCAGGCGCATGGACGCACTACAGCTATGGCATCCGCGATGCGCTGGCCGTGCTGAATGTCCCGGTGGTCGAGATCCACATGTCGAACATTCACGCCCGCGAAGCGTTCCGTCACCAGTCCGTCTTCGCCAGCGTTGTCACAGGCCAGATCTGCGGATTTGGCGCCGAGAGCTACACCCTGGGTCTGCGCGCCGCCGTGTCGGCCATTGCAGCCCGAACAGCAGGAGTCCAGGCATGA
- a CDS encoding Gfo/Idh/MocA family protein: MSRLRIAIVGAGSMGQAHLAVVQRSASCTVSALVDPSPAAAHVAQLAGVPLYPTLDQLIERDRPDGLILATPNTLHADQALWCIARGVPALIEKPLAATVPDALAIVEAVDRTGAKVLVGHHRAHSPIMAHARQLVADGRLGPIVAVMGSALFYKPDQYFVDGPWRTGPGAGRVLLNMIHEVHNLRMLCGDIAAVQALGSRHTRGFPVEDTVAITLRFASGALGTFMLSDTAASARSWEQTSKENPIYAHYDDEDCYVIAGTFGSLAIPTMRLKTWGKADDRSWRTHFDVGQGETTREDPLARQLAHFADVIRDDVTPLVSARDGLCNVRVTQAILDAVRAGTTITISPD, translated from the coding sequence ATGTCTCGTCTTCGCATCGCCATTGTCGGCGCCGGCAGCATGGGCCAGGCGCACCTGGCCGTCGTGCAACGCAGTGCCTCGTGCACGGTGTCGGCGCTGGTCGACCCGTCCCCTGCAGCAGCCCACGTCGCGCAGCTTGCCGGTGTCCCGCTGTACCCCACGCTGGATCAACTCATTGAACGTGACCGGCCCGATGGTCTCATCCTGGCGACCCCCAACACACTGCATGCCGACCAGGCGTTGTGGTGCATTGCGCGGGGTGTTCCCGCGTTGATCGAAAAGCCCTTGGCTGCCACGGTTCCCGACGCCCTGGCCATTGTCGAAGCCGTCGATCGCACCGGCGCCAAGGTGCTGGTCGGCCATCACCGCGCGCACAGTCCGATCATGGCGCACGCACGACAACTGGTTGCCGATGGCCGGCTGGGTCCCATCGTCGCCGTCATGGGCAGCGCCCTGTTCTACAAGCCCGATCAGTACTTTGTTGACGGGCCCTGGCGCACCGGGCCGGGTGCCGGGCGGGTGCTGCTCAACATGATCCATGAAGTGCACAACCTCCGCATGCTGTGCGGCGACATCGCTGCCGTCCAGGCGCTGGGGTCCCGGCACACCCGCGGCTTTCCGGTCGAAGACACCGTGGCGATCACCTTGCGCTTTGCCAGTGGCGCCTTGGGCACCTTCATGTTGTCGGACACGGCAGCCAGTGCGCGCAGCTGGGAGCAGACGTCAAAAGAAAACCCGATCTACGCGCATTACGACGACGAAGACTGCTACGTCATTGCCGGCACCTTTGGTTCGCTGGCCATCCCGACCATGCGGCTCAAGACCTGGGGCAAGGCGGATGACCGGTCCTGGCGAACGCACTTCGATGTCGGCCAGGGCGAAACGACACGTGAAGACCCGCTCGCCCGCCAGCTTGCGCACTTTGCCGACGTGATCCGCGACGACGTCACGCCGCTTGTCAGCGCGCGCGATGGCCTGTGCAACGTGCGCGTCACCCAGGCCATTCTGGATGCGGTACGCGCCGGCACCACGATCACGATCTCGCCCGACTGA